A single Streptomyces sp. Edi2 DNA region contains:
- a CDS encoding WXG100 family type VII secretion target translates to MPGGANDFTDGNIYVDFNRSNNAIEDLRVQTNQIQAWLQQLNQELQALKASWVGDDADVYQKKQDAWNRAADAMGKLLTSHAGVLNDVSQAFDQNQKRSAQGWEGVRIGA, encoded by the coding sequence ATGCCCGGTGGCGCGAATGACTTCACAGACGGCAATATCTACGTCGACTTCAATCGCTCCAACAACGCGATCGAAGACCTGCGCGTGCAGACGAATCAGATCCAGGCCTGGCTCCAGCAGTTGAACCAGGAACTGCAGGCGCTCAAGGCGAGCTGGGTCGGCGACGACGCGGACGTCTACCAGAAGAAGCAGGACGCGTGGAACCGCGCAGCCGATGCCATGGGCAAGCTGCTGACCAGCCACGCAGGGGTGCTGAACGACGTGTCCCAGGCCTTCGATCAGAACCAGAAGCGTTCGGCGCAGGGCTGGGAAGGCGTGCGGATCGGCGCCTGA
- the eccB gene encoding type VII secretion protein EccB, which yields MQDRRDQVQAHLFIMGRLTSGMLRADPDAPESPQGRTNRGIAISVLIAILLCAGAFVFGLLKPGTKESWRAPGTLVVNKDTGARYLFLGGRLRPVRNFTSARLLVGDKMKVMPIGGQSLDGTPHGAPVGIPGAPDEPPGTGNLDSGPWQVCSGSGTGSTATTVAVGTEPGGPGLKEGQGLLVTGPDKGNYLVWQGRKLRLDSAAHASEALGYGADKPLRVSAAFLNSLPAGPDLAPPDVPGMGDAGPALGGQQTRVGEIFKVAASGARARYYQLRKEGLAPVTATGAALVLGDPETKQKTYEGRSAAARSLGTDALNGHLAPASGLSDPAAGMPEAPPEPVDPGLGQTPCVGVRSADDGTRVSVTLADPRELGPTAQASTEGMVPACVTVNRIAVRPGRGALVHALGADGSDVGSTLYLVTDTGMKYRLPSQDTLKAFGYTGARAQGLPSSLLSMIPTGPDLTPQAASAGNGKSTAPKCENQRKTT from the coding sequence ATGCAGGACAGAAGAGACCAGGTCCAGGCGCACCTGTTCATCATGGGGCGGCTGACCTCCGGCATGCTGCGCGCCGACCCCGACGCCCCGGAGAGCCCGCAGGGCCGCACCAACCGCGGTATCGCGATCAGCGTGCTGATCGCGATACTGCTGTGCGCCGGAGCCTTCGTCTTCGGACTGCTCAAGCCCGGTACCAAGGAGTCCTGGCGGGCCCCGGGCACACTGGTCGTCAACAAGGACACCGGCGCCCGTTACCTCTTCCTCGGCGGCAGGCTGCGGCCGGTGCGCAACTTCACCTCGGCGCGGCTGCTGGTCGGCGACAAGATGAAGGTCATGCCGATCGGCGGCCAGTCGCTGGACGGCACCCCGCACGGCGCACCCGTCGGCATACCGGGTGCCCCGGACGAGCCGCCCGGCACCGGCAACCTGGACAGCGGCCCGTGGCAGGTGTGTTCGGGATCCGGCACCGGCTCGACCGCCACCACGGTCGCCGTGGGCACCGAGCCCGGCGGGCCGGGCCTCAAGGAGGGGCAGGGACTGCTGGTCACCGGCCCCGACAAGGGCAACTACCTGGTGTGGCAGGGCCGCAAGCTGCGTCTGGACAGCGCGGCGCACGCCTCCGAGGCGCTCGGCTACGGCGCGGACAAGCCGCTGCGGGTCTCCGCCGCATTCCTCAACTCGCTGCCTGCCGGCCCCGATCTGGCCCCGCCCGACGTGCCGGGCATGGGTGACGCCGGACCGGCGCTGGGCGGCCAACAGACCCGGGTCGGCGAGATCTTCAAGGTCGCCGCCTCCGGTGCGCGGGCCCGCTACTACCAGCTGCGCAAGGAGGGCCTGGCCCCGGTCACCGCCACCGGCGCGGCGCTGGTGCTCGGCGACCCGGAGACCAAGCAGAAGACGTACGAGGGCCGTTCGGCCGCCGCCCGGAGCCTGGGTACCGATGCGCTGAACGGACATCTGGCACCGGCCTCGGGGCTGTCCGACCCCGCCGCGGGTATGCCCGAGGCGCCGCCGGAGCCGGTCGACCCCGGCCTGGGGCAGACGCCGTGCGTGGGCGTGCGATCGGCCGACGACGGTACGCGGGTGAGCGTGACCCTGGCCGACCCCCGGGAGCTGGGTCCCACCGCGCAGGCGTCGACGGAGGGGATGGTCCCCGCGTGTGTGACCGTCAACCGGATCGCCGTGCGACCGGGCCGCGGTGCCCTGGTGCACGCGCTCGGCGCCGACGGCAGCGATGTCGGCAGCACGCTGTATCTGGTGACCGACACCGGAATGAAGTACCGGCTGCCGTCGCAGGACACGCTGAAGGCGTTCGGCTATACCGGGGCCCGCGCGCAGGGCCTGCCTTCCTCGCTGCTTTCCATGATTCCGACCGGGCCGGATCTGACGCCGCAGGCGGCGAGTGCCGGGAATGGGAAATCGACGGCACCGAAGTGCGAGAACCAGCGGAAGACGACTTAG
- a CDS encoding YbaB/EbfC family nucleoid-associated protein: MTESMQERMARARAHLEETRAAIARAEQDLRNTSETVRSRDRAVEVTVGPQGELTGLTFPDNKFAGMAGPQLAASVMEAVGEGRRRIAERVMETFAPLTAPNPHVPEGRGADVDWERIFGSALSGGRRTGGGRTRDRLRDEIHEDDTDAAPGGRA; encoded by the coding sequence ATGACGGAATCGATGCAGGAGCGGATGGCCCGGGCACGGGCCCATCTGGAAGAGACCCGGGCGGCCATCGCCCGCGCCGAGCAGGATCTGCGGAACACCTCGGAGACGGTGCGCTCGCGCGACCGCGCAGTGGAGGTCACCGTCGGGCCGCAGGGAGAACTGACCGGGCTCACGTTCCCCGACAACAAGTTCGCCGGCATGGCCGGTCCGCAGCTGGCGGCCTCGGTGATGGAGGCGGTCGGCGAGGGCCGGCGGCGGATCGCCGAGCGGGTCATGGAGACCTTCGCGCCGCTGACCGCGCCCAACCCGCATGTGCCGGAGGGCCGCGGTGCCGACGTGGACTGGGAGCGGATCTTCGGCTCTGCCCTCTCCGGCGGACGGCGCACGGGCGGCGGGCGGACCAGGGACCGGCTGCGGGACGAGATCCACGAGGACGACACCGATGCGGCTCCGGGAGGCCGGGCGTGA
- a CDS encoding AAWKG family protein (Members of this family are unrelated to eukaryotic Tcp10, although some members contain a repetitive region similar to a C-terminal repeat region of Tcp10.) encodes MAIDRVPMSPDNDDWHNVVETFTGYKAPTVEQIFSSLTSSDGIPLMHVTIGEPDDGKIPDVADTDWTLKNLGNQIQVLEFVLPFYINDGGAKKRQAKIQLLGDRTHDAGGKLTPDVKNNGGTTGEFPGKDDTDKKTWDTRDLDRYSFGTGHALNWLLEKESGTRDFDWSPAIPESNYVDLSSFEATAKSFDRVQNFVGERKAQLDGWEKVLGAVENDNWKGEAAGVWWNLVHFLVRRYERIVEDMENTAGKSYGSRQGAAVRAAGEVLRKEAQQLYDAWELWSTGRRSNPLFLLSEILSDVMDNVWNKNIFMLKEHSSSSSNGYNSVSGGYKPDTKSLVTMSGFENQAEDGYGHKYGALDSVATWKAIGEEARNRWWDGVREYLGKPAEAAMRNVTNAWNAHNFDIGDIRPPRGEDLKSTLREDQAFKDKSDAKKDKDEQNRLNKENQAKMDAWNKKQEEQREKDKAEADRIREEERKHQKEQEDKADRQREEDRRRQDEQQHKQEELQKEQEEKQAEQEKKQEAKQEEQEKKQEEQQKEQEAKQEEQQHKQEEKQAEQEKKQEELQKKQEAKQEEQQRHQEQRQDEQALQQRIMQEQQRKDQEKKEKEQEAKQAEQQRKQEELQKEQEAKQEEQQHKQEEKQAEQEKKQEEQQKKQEEKQAEQEKKQEAKQEEQEKKQEEQQKEQEAKQEEQQHKQEEEQAEQEKKQEELQKKQEAKQEEQQRHQEQRQDEQQNKQEELRKEQEKKQEELQNKQQQRQEELQNKQQQRQDELQHKQEQYRNQAGDILGRQHDGSSYGDHQSHLPDSITGPVNGDDSLTNPGGSHSHVDSHGRVVTEYPDHSRTMIDPQTQTSTVTGPDGSVHSGPLNAGDVLTNPDGSVSHLDSQGQVVTEYPDGSRSTVDPHTGATSLMSPDGTTNSGYLNGGSGPDTPHAGPGGSRSHVGQQPDYEQELYDPQPGGQSGAGSAAAGLGGPSSGAGGAPGGMPMSPGMMGGGMGGMGGGGRGSEGGPSERTRTVIDGGDVVSNRRRPANSRAGNGRYGEGEAVVNTSSGSPFSTPMGGGHGGPDRQQTQSGDREREAWMPEDEDVWGSDEGGAPAVIGR; translated from the coding sequence ATGGCAATCGACCGAGTGCCGATGAGTCCGGACAATGACGACTGGCACAACGTCGTCGAGACCTTCACCGGTTACAAGGCGCCGACGGTCGAACAGATCTTCTCGTCGCTGACGAGCAGCGACGGCATTCCCCTGATGCACGTCACGATCGGGGAGCCGGACGACGGCAAAATACCCGACGTCGCGGATACCGACTGGACGCTCAAGAACCTCGGAAACCAGATCCAGGTCCTGGAATTTGTCCTGCCGTTCTACATCAATGACGGCGGGGCCAAAAAACGCCAGGCCAAGATTCAACTGCTCGGTGACCGGACGCACGATGCCGGCGGCAAGCTGACCCCCGATGTCAAAAACAACGGGGGGACCACCGGGGAGTTCCCTGGTAAGGATGACACCGATAAAAAAACCTGGGACACCCGGGATCTCGATCGGTACTCCTTCGGCACGGGGCATGCGCTGAATTGGCTGCTCGAGAAGGAGAGTGGCACGCGCGACTTCGATTGGTCCCCGGCCATTCCGGAGTCGAATTACGTTGACCTGTCCTCCTTTGAGGCGACGGCCAAGTCGTTCGACCGCGTGCAGAATTTCGTCGGCGAACGGAAGGCGCAGCTCGACGGCTGGGAGAAGGTCCTCGGCGCGGTCGAGAACGACAACTGGAAGGGGGAGGCAGCCGGAGTCTGGTGGAATCTGGTCCATTTTCTGGTGCGGCGGTACGAGCGCATCGTCGAGGACATGGAGAACACCGCCGGCAAGTCCTACGGATCGCGGCAGGGCGCCGCGGTCCGCGCTGCGGGTGAGGTGCTCCGCAAAGAAGCCCAGCAGTTGTACGACGCCTGGGAATTGTGGTCGACCGGGCGCAGGAGCAACCCGCTGTTCCTGCTCAGCGAAATCCTCTCCGATGTCATGGACAATGTCTGGAACAAAAACATTTTCATGCTCAAGGAGCACAGCAGTAGCAGCAGCAACGGCTACAACTCCGTCAGTGGCGGCTACAAGCCGGACACCAAGAGCCTCGTGACGATGTCGGGATTCGAGAACCAGGCCGAGGACGGGTACGGGCACAAATACGGCGCGCTGGACAGTGTGGCGACGTGGAAAGCCATTGGTGAGGAGGCGCGGAATCGCTGGTGGGACGGTGTCCGTGAGTATTTGGGCAAGCCGGCCGAAGCCGCGATGCGGAACGTTACCAATGCATGGAATGCGCATAACTTTGATATTGGCGACATTCGTCCGCCGCGAGGTGAGGACCTCAAGTCCACCCTCCGGGAGGACCAGGCATTCAAGGACAAGAGTGACGCCAAGAAGGATAAAGATGAGCAGAACAGACTGAACAAGGAAAACCAGGCAAAGATGGATGCCTGGAACAAGAAGCAGGAAGAGCAGAGGGAGAAGGACAAGGCGGAAGCGGACCGTATCCGGGAGGAGGAGCGCAAGCACCAGAAGGAGCAGGAGGACAAGGCGGACCGCCAGCGCGAGGAGGATCGCCGGCGTCAGGACGAGCAGCAGCACAAGCAGGAGGAGCTGCAGAAGGAGCAGGAGGAGAAGCAGGCCGAGCAGGAAAAGAAGCAGGAGGCCAAGCAGGAGGAGCAGGAGAAGAAGCAGGAGGAGCAGCAGAAGGAGCAGGAGGCCAAGCAGGAGGAGCAGCAGCACAAGCAGGAGGAGAAGCAGGCCGAGCAGGAGAAGAAGCAGGAGGAGCTGCAGAAGAAGCAGGAGGCCAAGCAGGAGGAGCAGCAGCGCCACCAGGAGCAGCGGCAGGACGAGCAGGCGCTCCAGCAGCGGATCATGCAGGAGCAGCAGAGGAAGGATCAGGAGAAGAAGGAGAAGGAGCAGGAGGCGAAGCAGGCCGAGCAGCAGCGCAAGCAGGAGGAGCTGCAGAAGGAGCAGGAGGCCAAGCAGGAGGAGCAGCAGCACAAGCAGGAGGAGAAGCAGGCCGAGCAGGAGAAGAAGCAGGAGGAGCAGCAGAAGAAGCAGGAGGAGAAGCAGGCCGAGCAGGAAAAGAAGCAGGAGGCCAAGCAGGAGGAGCAGGAGAAGAAGCAGGAGGAGCAGCAGAAGGAGCAGGAGGCCAAGCAGGAGGAGCAGCAGCACAAGCAGGAGGAGGAGCAGGCCGAGCAGGAGAAGAAGCAGGAGGAGCTGCAGAAGAAGCAGGAGGCCAAGCAGGAGGAGCAGCAGCGCCACCAGGAGCAGCGGCAGGACGAGCAGCAAAACAAGCAGGAAGAGCTGCGCAAGGAACAGGAGAAGAAGCAGGAGGAGCTGCAGAACAAGCAGCAGCAGCGGCAGGAGGAGCTGCAGAACAAGCAGCAGCAGCGGCAGGACGAGCTGCAGCACAAGCAGGAGCAGTACCGGAACCAGGCCGGCGACATTCTGGGCCGCCAGCACGACGGCTCCTCGTACGGCGACCACCAGAGCCATCTGCCGGACAGCATCACCGGCCCGGTCAACGGCGACGACTCGCTGACGAACCCGGGCGGCAGCCACTCGCATGTGGACTCGCACGGGCGCGTGGTCACCGAGTACCCGGACCACAGCCGGACCATGATCGACCCGCAGACACAGACTTCGACCGTCACGGGCCCCGACGGCTCGGTCCACTCCGGACCGCTGAACGCGGGTGATGTGCTCACCAACCCCGACGGCAGCGTTTCCCACCTGGATTCTCAGGGGCAGGTGGTGACCGAGTACCCGGACGGGAGCAGGAGCACGGTGGATCCGCACACCGGCGCCACCTCCCTGATGAGCCCGGACGGCACGACGAACTCCGGCTATCTGAACGGCGGTTCAGGGCCCGACACGCCGCATGCGGGCCCTGGTGGCTCGCGCTCGCACGTCGGTCAGCAGCCGGATTACGAGCAGGAGTTGTACGACCCCCAGCCCGGCGGGCAGAGCGGCGCGGGGAGCGCCGCCGCCGGCCTTGGCGGGCCTTCCTCCGGTGCGGGCGGTGCCCCCGGTGGCATGCCGATGAGCCCGGGAATGATGGGCGGCGGTATGGGCGGTATGGGGGGTGGCGGCCGTGGCAGCGAGGGCGGCCCCTCGGAGCGCACCCGGACCGTGATCGACGGCGGCGACGTGGTCAGCAACCGCCGCCGGCCTGCGAACTCCCGTGCAGGCAACGGGCGTTACGGTGAGGGCGAAGCAGTGGTCAACACCAGCAGCGGCAGCCCCTTCTCGACACCGATGGGCGGCGGGCACGGCGGTCCGGACCGGCAGCAGACGCAGAGCGGTGACCGGGAGCGCGAGGCGTGGATGCCGGAGGACGAGGACGTCTGGGGCTCCGACGAGGGCGGCGCACCAGCGGTGATCGGGCGATGA
- a CDS encoding type VII secretion system-associated protein, with amino-acid sequence MADENKGGGPLVLNKEWIKKFIDVDLHEFRGAIEKILVDAPAERFAGGRNDIMVQSITNLMDIPKNVHYSQKRPLTLGKMGQDGIAGDLVKSIAGSAKKLGDFVGDQKKLFDHIESNLRDAMETLLKTEGESLDKIDGEKFYNVFEDVADDISESMGSGGGNGGGGGGGGGGGKN; translated from the coding sequence ATGGCAGACGAGAACAAGGGCGGCGGACCGCTCGTCCTCAACAAAGAGTGGATCAAAAAGTTCATCGATGTGGACCTCCATGAATTCCGGGGGGCGATCGAGAAGATTCTCGTTGACGCGCCCGCGGAGCGGTTCGCGGGTGGTCGGAACGACATCATGGTGCAGAGCATCACCAACCTGATGGACATTCCGAAGAACGTCCATTACTCCCAGAAGCGGCCGCTGACGCTGGGCAAGATGGGCCAGGACGGCATCGCTGGGGATCTGGTGAAAAGCATCGCCGGCTCGGCCAAAAAGCTCGGCGATTTCGTCGGGGATCAGAAGAAACTGTTCGACCACATCGAGAGCAACCTGCGTGACGCGATGGAGACGCTGCTCAAGACCGAAGGCGAAAGCCTGGACAAGATCGATGGCGAGAAGTTCTACAACGTCTTCGAGGACGTGGCGGACGACATTTCCGAGTCCATGGGCAGCGGCGGCGGTAACGGCGGCGGCGGGGGCGGCGGTGGCGGCGGTGGCAAAAATTAA